In one uncultured Methanoregula sp. genomic region, the following are encoded:
- the acsB gene encoding acetyl-CoA decarbonylase/synthase complex subunit alpha/beta, whose product MIRGTLTMTDVELARKNGEEHLKSKISAIRKTFSYDETAYHLPISYALTGIAVHEQKSVAEVYAKTGNNPLVAFECLVAETTAGAGSEPEPYTGFISDTVIRKLGYSLVDGSILGLALVIGRPESAGSAAAICRELQEKYMLTFLAGDVVPTLSAAGVKLGLDYRLIPLGSTPSYGIHFVDIIARVAMMFGGVTPGDTHRLLTYAAERAKAIVIVFPGLTDEEIAFADGMRVLGFSILTIGGYEGGSWIPATAGTIVSRGMEEKGIRVNVTAIPIPMGCSPAFEGKSIRKEEMYVEFGGGRSPGFELLRLRQPGEITDGKVTVIGPEIEEMKEGSANPLGIIIEVSGKNMKKDYEPVLERRIHNFVNYGEGSWHVAQRDLIWVRISKEAVAKGVRIEHIGKLLASKFRMDFPQLLDAVAVTIITDSAKVLAAKQEAEAVYAERDDRIKGMRDNDVSTYYSCTLCQTFAPNHVCVITPERPALCGAISWLDGKIAYEISPSGANQPIEKGAAINAQNGEFDGVNRFVKKASHGEIDRCSLYSVMEYPMTCCGCFEAIALMLPEVNGIMVVNREYKGITPSGMSFSTLAGTIGGGAQTPGFAGISKNYILSDRFLQGEGGIERLVWIPAQLKEELKIRLEKRLAEIGHADLFEKIADETTATTIEDLTVFLEKVKHPALGMKPLV is encoded by the coding sequence ATGATCAGAGGGACCCTGACGATGACTGACGTGGAACTGGCCAGAAAAAATGGCGAGGAACACCTGAAATCAAAAATTTCAGCTATCCGTAAAACATTCTCCTATGACGAGACCGCATACCACCTTCCGATCTCGTACGCGCTGACGGGAATTGCTGTACACGAGCAGAAGAGCGTTGCTGAGGTGTACGCAAAAACAGGAAATAACCCGCTCGTTGCTTTTGAATGCCTCGTTGCCGAAACAACTGCCGGAGCGGGCAGTGAGCCTGAACCCTATACCGGCTTCATCAGCGATACGGTCATCCGCAAACTGGGATACTCGCTCGTTGACGGGAGCATCCTTGGCCTTGCGCTCGTTATCGGACGACCGGAGAGTGCCGGGAGTGCCGCTGCCATCTGCCGCGAGCTGCAGGAAAAATATATGCTCACTTTCCTTGCCGGGGATGTTGTCCCGACCCTCTCTGCTGCCGGGGTGAAACTCGGGCTCGATTACCGCCTCATCCCCCTGGGATCCACGCCTTCCTATGGCATCCATTTTGTCGATATCATTGCCCGCGTCGCCATGATGTTCGGTGGCGTCACTCCCGGAGATACCCACCGCCTGCTCACCTATGCAGCAGAGCGGGCAAAAGCAATCGTTATCGTCTTCCCGGGACTGACCGATGAGGAGATCGCCTTTGCTGACGGGATGAGGGTGCTTGGTTTCTCCATCCTCACTATTGGGGGGTACGAAGGCGGTTCTTGGATCCCTGCAACCGCAGGCACAATTGTGAGCCGGGGCATGGAAGAGAAAGGCATCCGGGTCAATGTCACAGCCATCCCCATCCCGATGGGGTGTTCGCCGGCATTCGAAGGAAAGAGTATCCGCAAAGAGGAGATGTACGTGGAATTCGGCGGAGGGCGATCTCCCGGATTCGAACTGCTCCGCCTCCGGCAACCGGGCGAGATCACTGACGGGAAGGTTACCGTGATCGGCCCCGAGATTGAAGAGATGAAGGAAGGATCGGCAAACCCGCTCGGGATCATCATCGAGGTATCCGGCAAGAACATGAAGAAAGATTACGAGCCGGTGCTCGAGCGCAGGATTCACAATTTCGTCAATTACGGCGAAGGCTCGTGGCACGTTGCCCAGCGGGATCTCATCTGGGTCAGGATATCAAAAGAGGCAGTTGCAAAAGGTGTCCGGATCGAGCATATCGGCAAGCTCCTGGCGAGCAAATTCCGGATGGATTTCCCCCAGCTGCTCGATGCGGTTGCTGTCACCATAATAACCGACAGTGCAAAAGTGCTCGCGGCAAAACAGGAGGCCGAGGCGGTGTATGCCGAGCGCGATGACCGGATAAAGGGGATGCGGGACAATGATGTCAGCACGTACTATTCCTGCACCCTCTGCCAGACATTTGCCCCGAACCATGTCTGCGTTATCACGCCCGAACGCCCTGCCCTCTGCGGGGCTATCAGCTGGCTTGACGGTAAGATTGCGTATGAGATCTCCCCCTCGGGAGCAAACCAGCCCATCGAGAAAGGGGCGGCGATCAATGCCCAGAATGGAGAGTTTGACGGTGTCAACCGCTTTGTCAAGAAGGCAAGCCACGGCGAGATCGACCGGTGTTCGCTCTATAGCGTGATGGAGTATCCCATGACCTGCTGCGGCTGCTTTGAAGCCATTGCTCTCATGCTGCCGGAAGTGAACGGGATCATGGTCGTGAACCGGGAATACAAGGGAATCACCCCATCGGGCATGAGTTTTTCGACGCTCGCCGGGACCATCGGCGGGGGAGCCCAGACACCGGGCTTTGCCGGGATATCCAAGAATTATATCCTGTCAGACCGGTTCCTCCAGGGTGAGGGCGGGATCGAGCGACTGGTCTGGATACCGGCCCAGCTAAAAGAAGAACTCAAAATCCGGCTTGAGAAACGCCTTGCGGAGATCGGTCATGCCGATCTCTTCGAAAAAATTGCCGACGAAACAACCGCGACTACCATCGAGGACCTGACAGTATTTCTTGAAAAGGTTAAGCATCCGGCCCTTGGCATGAAACCGCTGGTGTGA